A single Thermoanaerobacterium sp. RBIITD DNA region contains:
- a CDS encoding copper amine oxidase N-terminal domain-containing protein has translation MKKIIAIVCICFILFNISSALAETNFTAIFTIGKNEYSINGQTYTMDVAPYIKDDRTFLPLRYIAYAVGVEPQNIVYDNTNGTITLVKNNKTIKLYINSNILNIDGNTVDMDTKPEIINDRVMLPVYWISKALNININWDPSTNTVIIDDNKSASNNSSDNKSSSTYNPYTLENNSMTVPSISNDTTVNKVSKDFNWQYDNKTYNWQVGIPSELLEWDRKIPEEINKFYNSNGEEQSLQLSYMPDEIKTLVLSCSEFANGNYTPWVSEESNYTYSGNLAKYLLQQAQTDRYDSFHTAEFVQSFVESAIPYKITAIPQLSAQTLVDGGDCKDKSILLASILKNMGYKVALLMFSPLQGQQAGHMAVGIAFTDSDIPHDLNYNLTYYEYDGAKYYFAETTSPGWLIGQISDEQLEQNAYVYPVN, from the coding sequence ATGAAAAAGATAATAGCAATAGTTTGCATTTGTTTTATTTTATTTAATATTTCTTCAGCCTTGGCAGAAACAAATTTCACAGCAATATTTACTATTGGGAAAAATGAATACAGCATAAATGGGCAAACTTATACAATGGATGTTGCGCCATATATAAAGGATGATAGAACATTTTTGCCGTTACGTTATATTGCTTATGCCGTTGGAGTAGAACCTCAAAATATAGTATATGATAATACTAATGGTACTATAACTTTGGTTAAAAATAATAAAACGATAAAATTGTATATAAATAGTAATATTTTAAATATAGATGGAAACACGGTCGATATGGATACAAAACCAGAAATTATAAATGATCGGGTAATGCTGCCTGTTTATTGGATTTCTAAAGCTTTAAATATTAATATAAACTGGGATCCATCAACTAATACTGTAATAATAGATGATAACAAAAGTGCTAGTAATAATAGCAGTGACAATAAAAGCAGCAGTACATATAACCCTTATACATTAGAAAATAATTCTATGACGGTTCCTTCAATATCTAATGACACTACGGTGAATAAAGTAAGCAAAGATTTTAATTGGCAGTATGATAATAAAACTTACAATTGGCAAGTAGGAATACCTTCTGAGCTTTTAGAGTGGGATAGAAAAATACCAGAAGAAATAAATAAGTTTTATAATAGTAATGGAGAAGAACAATCACTTCAGCTTTCATACATGCCTGATGAAATTAAAACTTTAGTTCTTTCTTGTTCAGAATTTGCAAATGGCAATTATACTCCTTGGGTTAGCGAAGAATCTAATTACACTTATAGTGGAAATCTTGCAAAATATTTATTACAGCAAGCGCAAACAGATAGGTATGATAGTTTTCATACTGCGGAATTTGTACAAAGCTTTGTAGAAAGTGCTATTCCCTATAAAATTACAGCAATCCCTCAACTCTCAGCACAAACTTTGGTTGATGGCGGAGATTGCAAAGACAAGTCAATTCTTTTAGCTTCTATCTTAAAGAATATGGGTTATAAAGTGGCTCTGCTTATGTTTTCTCCACTGCAGGGACAACAAGCCGGTCATATGGCAGTAGGAATAGCTTTTACTGATAGTGATATTCCGCATGATCTCAATTACAATTTAACATACTATGAATATGATGGAGCAAAATATTATTTTGCGGAAACTACAAGTCCCGGTTGGCTGATTGGCCAAATAAGCGATGAACAATTAGAGCAAAACGCTTATGTATATCCTGTTAATTAA
- a CDS encoding class II fructose-bisphosphate aldolase, whose product MYVTLKEILKNTRKYKFAVGAFNIHCLEMVPAMIEAAKAKNSPIILQVSPTTCKYIGASLLSNLVKYLANKADINVTLHLDHAKDFNTIKEAVDNGFSSVMIDASALPLEENIEKTKEVVEYASKHGVSVESELGTIGGTEEGVALNDGKIIYTRPQDAIKFIEATGIDALAIAIGTSHGQYKSKAKLNFNVLKEIYDVTNIPLVLHGGTGVSNEDLKKCILGGISKVNVGTELNVAWVTAAKENFGKAKVNDSCRDLLIPSNYAVQKVIENKIDVLGSSKRTV is encoded by the coding sequence ATGTATGTAACGCTAAAAGAAATTTTGAAAAATACTAGAAAATATAAGTTTGCAGTAGGTGCATTTAATATACATTGCCTGGAAATGGTTCCTGCGATGATAGAAGCTGCTAAAGCTAAAAATTCACCAATCATATTACAAGTATCGCCAACTACATGTAAATATATAGGTGCTTCGTTGCTAAGCAATCTAGTAAAATATTTAGCTAATAAAGCTGATATTAATGTCACACTGCATTTGGATCATGCAAAGGATTTTAATACAATTAAAGAAGCCGTTGATAATGGGTTTTCTTCAGTAATGATTGATGCTTCAGCACTGCCCTTAGAGGAAAACATTGAGAAGACGAAGGAAGTAGTGGAATATGCATCGAAACATGGTGTATCAGTGGAATCAGAATTAGGAACTATTGGAGGTACTGAAGAAGGGGTAGCTCTTAATGATGGAAAAATTATATATACACGTCCACAAGATGCAATAAAATTTATAGAAGCAACAGGTATAGATGCTTTAGCAATAGCTATTGGTACTTCACATGGACAGTATAAATCAAAAGCAAAGCTTAATTTCAATGTATTAAAAGAAATCTATGATGTAACAAATATTCCACTAGTACTTCATGGAGGAACTGGCGTTTCTAATGAGGATTTAAAAAAATGTATTTTAGGTGGAATATCTAAGGTTAATGTAGGAACTGAGCTAAATGTGGCATGGGTTACTGCAGCAAAGGAAAATTTCGGGAAGGCAAAAGTTAATGACTCCTGTAGAGATCTATTAATACCTTCAAATTATGCCGTTCAGAAGGTTATTGAAAATAAAATAGATGTATTAGGTAGTTCAAAGAGGACGGTTTAA
- a CDS encoding tetratricopeptide repeat protein → MFFKKNKKKETSSMANGEDTKKLDKKELIDEAENLINTIDSVSGDERIKVLNRIGSLYFEADKIDDAIKYYEISISENKSLGKAYTELVKLYNIKRKEAISKKDDESMKHYIEKIDSLLQLSKDVIRGRV, encoded by the coding sequence ATGTTTTTTAAGAAAAATAAGAAAAAAGAAACTTCATCAATGGCAAATGGAGAAGATACTAAAAAATTAGATAAAAAGGAATTAATAGATGAAGCAGAAAATTTAATCAATACTATCGATTCAGTGTCAGGTGATGAGAGGATTAAAGTATTAAACAGGATTGGAAGTTTGTATTTTGAAGCAGATAAAATAGATGATGCTATAAAGTACTATGAAATTAGCATTAGCGAAAATAAGTCTCTTGGCAAAGCATATACAGAATTAGTAAAGCTGTATAATATCAAACGAAAAGAAGCCATAAGCAAAAAAGATGATGAGAGCATGAAGCATTATATAGAGAAAATTGATAGTTTACTGCAACTATCGAAGGATGTAATTCGTGGAAGAGTTTAA
- a CDS encoding PTS sugar transporter subunit IIC yields MVIVNFIIKNILTQASITIALISLIGLILQKKKVGEIISGTFKTLLGFLVLSAGSGIIVQSLIYFGKIFTKGFGLQGIVPSIEAINGQAMNNLHLGNEIALTFLAIFIVNIIIARFTKWKYIFLTGQAILWMATMTTVFGKFAGLSGAPLVIVGGIVGGIFAVAMPAIAQPIVRKITGSDDIALGHFCTIGYIFAAGVSKLVGDKTKSTEDIQLPKGFEFLQDTYLSVGLVMIPLYIVTALFAGAKFGSQLSGNVNYVVYAFLQGVQFIVGVYVLLAGVRLLLAEIVPAFRGIALKVVPDAKPALDCPVLFPYAPNAVTIGFVGTTIGSVIAMFVLPMFGLAMILPGMLTNFFAGGTAGVFANAAGGRRGAIISTIAHGFFITLLPALLVISFNKMGFINATATDVDTVTAALLYAWIITPILKAL; encoded by the coding sequence ATGGTAATAGTAAATTTCATAATTAAAAACATTTTAACACAAGCATCTATTACAATTGCATTAATATCATTAATTGGGTTAATTCTACAAAAGAAAAAAGTAGGAGAAATTATATCTGGGACATTTAAAACATTGTTAGGCTTCTTAGTATTATCTGCCGGATCTGGGATAATAGTACAATCATTAATCTATTTTGGCAAAATATTTACAAAGGGATTTGGACTTCAAGGCATAGTGCCATCTATCGAAGCAATTAATGGGCAAGCAATGAATAATTTACATCTTGGAAATGAGATTGCTTTAACGTTTCTAGCAATATTCATTGTTAATATAATCATTGCAAGATTTACCAAATGGAAATATATATTCTTAACTGGGCAAGCTATACTGTGGATGGCTACGATGACTACTGTATTCGGAAAATTTGCTGGATTAAGCGGAGCACCATTAGTAATTGTCGGTGGAATAGTTGGAGGAATTTTTGCAGTAGCGATGCCAGCTATCGCTCAACCTATTGTTCGCAAAATAACTGGTAGCGATGATATTGCATTAGGACATTTTTGCACAATTGGATATATTTTTGCAGCCGGAGTGTCCAAACTGGTTGGTGATAAAACTAAGTCAACTGAAGATATCCAATTACCAAAAGGATTTGAATTCTTACAAGATACGTACCTTTCTGTTGGACTTGTTATGATACCTCTTTACATTGTAACAGCTTTATTTGCAGGAGCTAAATTTGGTTCTCAGCTTTCAGGAAATGTCAACTATGTTGTATATGCATTTTTACAAGGAGTTCAATTTATTGTAGGAGTTTATGTGTTATTAGCGGGTGTTAGACTTTTGTTAGCTGAAATTGTCCCAGCATTTAGAGGAATTGCATTAAAAGTTGTACCAGATGCTAAGCCTGCACTTGATTGCCCAGTATTATTCCCGTATGCACCAAATGCTGTAACGATTGGCTTTGTAGGAACGACAATAGGCAGTGTTATTGCAATGTTCGTTTTGCCTATGTTTGGGTTAGCAATGATATTACCAGGAATGCTAACAAACTTTTTCGCTGGTGGTACAGCAGGTGTCTTTGCTAATGCAGCTGGAGGTAGAAGAGGGGCTATAATTTCTACCATAGCTCATGGATTCTTTATAACATTGCTTCCAGCATTATTAGTGATAAGCTTTAATAAAATGGGCTTTATTAATGCAACAGCAACAGATGTAGATACTGTAACAGCAGCACTACTTTATGCATGGATTATTACTCCAATTCTTAAAGCATTATAG
- a CDS encoding PTS sugar transporter subunit IIB gives MLKILMVCGAGLGSSFACQMSVESVLKELNVSAILDHADISSVGGSNADIIISAKNFEPQVKRYNTDATVIFLNGLVDKREIKEKLIPVLKEKGEL, from the coding sequence ATGTTAAAGATACTAATGGTTTGTGGAGCAGGATTAGGAAGTAGCTTTGCTTGCCAAATGAGTGTCGAATCTGTATTAAAGGAGCTTAATGTTTCTGCAATATTAGATCATGCTGATATTTCTTCAGTTGGCGGTTCAAATGCAGATATCATTATTTCTGCAAAAAACTTTGAACCACAGGTAAAAAGATACAACACTGACGCTACCGTTATATTTTTAAACGGGCTAGTTGATAAAAGGGAAATAAAAGAGAAGCTGATTCCTGTTTTAAAAGAAAAAGGCGAATTATAA
- a CDS encoding ATP-dependent 6-phosphofructokinase, with protein MEPIKKVAVITSGGDAPGINSALFGMISKNTDIEICGFNGGYDGILNSEPIYFKDINLRQANVSGNYILQTSRSTAPRTEEGRAKIIKRLKSLGINTLIVCGGDGSFKAAELLTEQGMPCLGIPLTIDNDIYGTECTIGYNTAIKRVTDVLYSLHQTAHNMPGRIFMVEVFGGNSGHIALASALAGGADIAIIPEMTRRPEDIVNRINEILKSKNDYVIIVCSESVYDTRDYIPGDQGISLQIGKKIEELTGMRVRHSVLGYFQRGGDPDPADSLLALQMGSFAIESIKNGKSGYMVGWDRGRCVLVPLFKVVSNRKELDNNLLKIALEKGMIIGKKIT; from the coding sequence ATGGAACCTATTAAAAAAGTTGCTGTCATAACTAGTGGAGGAGATGCGCCAGGTATTAATTCTGCATTATTTGGGATGATCAGTAAAAATACCGACATTGAAATATGTGGATTTAATGGCGGATATGATGGCATATTAAATTCAGAACCAATTTATTTTAAAGATATTAATTTAAGACAAGCTAATGTAAGTGGCAATTATATTTTACAAACTTCAAGAAGTACTGCACCAAGAACTGAAGAAGGCAGGGCAAAGATAATTAAACGTCTTAAATCTCTTGGTATAAATACACTTATTGTATGTGGTGGAGATGGTTCTTTCAAAGCGGCCGAATTATTGACTGAGCAAGGAATGCCATGCTTAGGAATTCCATTGACTATTGATAATGATATATATGGAACAGAATGTACAATTGGCTATAATACAGCAATTAAAAGAGTTACAGATGTATTGTATAGTTTGCATCAGACAGCTCATAATATGCCCGGAAGAATTTTTATGGTAGAGGTTTTTGGGGGAAATTCAGGACACATTGCATTAGCCAGTGCACTAGCGGGTGGGGCAGACATTGCTATAATTCCCGAAATGACTAGACGGCCTGAAGATATTGTAAATAGGATCAATGAAATACTAAAAAGTAAAAATGATTATGTAATAATAGTTTGTTCAGAGTCTGTATATGATACCAGAGATTATATTCCTGGTGATCAAGGAATATCCTTGCAAATAGGCAAAAAAATAGAGGAACTTACAGGCATGAGGGTAAGACATTCAGTGTTAGGATATTTTCAACGAGGAGGAGATCCGGATCCAGCTGATTCATTGTTAGCATTACAAATGGGTAGTTTTGCAATAGAAAGTATCAAGAATGGAAAGTCAGGATATATGGTTGGATGGGATCGTGGCAGGTGCGTTTTGGTTCCGCTATTTAAGGTAGTATCAAATAGAAAAGAACTTGATAATAATTTGTTAAAAATAGCTTTAGAAAAAGGAATGATAATTGGAAAGAAAATTACGTAG
- a CDS encoding BglG family transcription antiterminator gives MKEVIIIILNERCTKILTKLVNTSLPIKINELASSFKVSSRTIRYDLDTIDEFLKYNNLPQLIRKPNVGVKFSESLEDKDKVLELLDNVSIYHYALSQKERVNIILSNLIGQKDYTTINTLADNLMVSRSTIINDLDKVRKWLSDHGLELKSAPKYGIKVLGDEKKLRKAAIELLTETIDIEKALDIVKMPMYTRINVGMDNEIKKLFENIDLSYIEECIKTAESELETVFSDAAFTGLVIHIAIAIKRIELGRDIVMPTDELKSLEMTKEFSVASNIAKMLEKHFKVNIPIDEIGYITVHLLGSNVTNKRKIKEENWLELELITEKIIKNVENEIKLDLSKDRQLFEGLIEHIRPAIYRLKHGLDLKNPILDEIKRNYSKLFEIVKRSLKPLEEYTDNVLNDEEIGYIVMHFGAAIEKIKSLNISKPDILVVCGTGIGTAKMLSSRLQSVFDVNIKGTAAYHQVEDILKEKHVDLIVSTVPVDIKNVKTVIVNPLLTEMDIEKLKGFIKNVKSNVAKLDDIVKIIEKHCNIADRQKLIEDLSEYLNVANVGEERGVAEPLLKDLLTEKTIKLNIEAKDWEDAVRIGGELLEKDDAIEHRYIDAMINSVKEIGPYIVIAPGIAMPHARPEAGVKKIGMSLITLKNPVNFGNKENDPVKIVVCLCAIDHSSHLKALSELVELIGDDKMIEKIIKAKKIEEVLTVL, from the coding sequence ATGAAAGAGGTGATAATTATCATACTCAATGAAAGATGTACTAAAATATTGACAAAGCTTGTAAATACAAGCCTCCCCATAAAAATTAATGAACTGGCCAGTTCATTTAAAGTTAGCTCAAGGACTATAAGATACGACCTTGATACAATTGATGAATTCTTAAAGTACAATAATTTGCCACAATTAATAAGAAAGCCTAATGTAGGTGTGAAATTTTCTGAATCATTAGAAGACAAAGATAAGGTATTAGAACTTTTAGATAACGTTAGCATTTATCATTATGCACTATCACAGAAGGAAAGAGTAAACATTATATTAAGCAATCTAATTGGTCAGAAGGATTACACAACAATTAATACACTTGCAGATAATCTTATGGTATCTAGAAGCACTATTATAAATGACCTCGATAAAGTAAGGAAATGGCTTTCTGATCATGGACTTGAGCTAAAATCAGCACCAAAGTATGGGATCAAAGTCTTAGGGGACGAAAAGAAACTTAGAAAAGCTGCGATAGAGCTTCTTACAGAGACTATTGATATAGAGAAGGCACTTGATATAGTAAAAATGCCTATGTACACAAGAATCAATGTTGGCATGGATAATGAAATTAAAAAACTTTTTGAGAATATAGATTTATCATACATCGAAGAGTGTATTAAAACTGCAGAAAGTGAACTGGAGACAGTATTTTCAGATGCAGCCTTTACAGGGCTTGTAATACACATTGCAATTGCAATAAAAAGAATAGAGCTTGGAAGAGACATAGTAATGCCAACTGATGAGCTTAAATCGTTGGAGATGACAAAGGAATTCAGCGTTGCTTCAAATATAGCAAAGATGCTTGAAAAACATTTTAAGGTTAATATACCGATTGATGAAATTGGTTATATTACAGTGCATTTATTGGGGAGTAATGTTACAAATAAAAGAAAGATTAAAGAAGAAAATTGGCTTGAATTAGAGCTAATAACTGAAAAAATAATAAAAAATGTAGAAAATGAAATCAAATTAGATCTGTCAAAAGATAGGCAGCTTTTCGAAGGACTTATAGAGCATATTAGGCCAGCGATATACAGGCTTAAACATGGACTTGATTTAAAAAATCCTATACTTGATGAAATAAAGAGAAATTACAGTAAACTTTTTGAAATTGTAAAGCGGAGCTTAAAACCTCTAGAAGAGTATACTGATAATGTATTAAACGATGAAGAAATAGGATACATTGTGATGCACTTTGGCGCGGCAATTGAGAAGATTAAATCATTAAATATATCGAAGCCGGACATTTTGGTTGTATGCGGTACAGGAATAGGGACAGCAAAGATGTTGTCTTCAAGGCTTCAATCAGTCTTCGATGTAAATATAAAAGGAACCGCAGCATACCATCAGGTTGAAGATATATTAAAAGAAAAACATGTCGACTTAATTGTATCTACAGTACCCGTTGATATAAAAAATGTTAAAACAGTTATTGTAAATCCATTATTAACTGAAATGGATATTGAAAAACTAAAGGGATTTATTAAAAATGTAAAATCAAATGTGGCGAAACTTGATGATATAGTTAAAATAATCGAAAAACATTGTAATATTGCAGATAGACAAAAATTAATAGAGGACCTATCAGAATATTTAAATGTTGCAAATGTTGGTGAAGAGAGAGGAGTTGCTGAACCGTTGTTAAAAGACCTTTTGACAGAAAAAACTATTAAACTAAATATAGAAGCGAAAGATTGGGAAGACGCAGTGAGGATAGGTGGTGAGCTTTTAGAAAAGGATGATGCCATAGAGCATAGATATATAGACGCTATGATAAATTCTGTAAAAGAGATAGGGCCATATATTGTAATAGCACCAGGCATTGCGATGCCACATGCAAGGCCGGAAGCAGGAGTAAAAAAGATAGGTATGAGTTTGATCACTCTTAAGAATCCCGTAAATTTCGGCAACAAAGAAAACGATCCAGTAAAAATTGTCGTATGCCTATGTGCAATAGACCATTCATCACACTTAAAAGCATTATCGGAGCTGGTAGAATTAATTGGCGACGACAAAATGATTGAAAAAATAATTAAAGCTAAAAAAATTGAAGAAGTACTAACTGTGTTATAA
- a CDS encoding sugar kinase: MAEVLLVGEPMALFIAEEEGTLDKVNKFTKALAGAEANVAIGLSRLGHTVKYVSKLGNDPFGKYIYEKLLEEKIDVSSIKFTDEYPTGFMLKSKTSQGDPDIFYFRKGSAASHVTPNDIDCDLDELKHIHITGITAALSKDTLDTVYRMIEIGKENGIRISFDPNIRKSLWQSEDEMVSTLNDIASKCDIVMPGIKEGLILTGSENPDDIADYYLGRGVETVIIKIGDKGAYVKTKGESFTVNGYKVERIVDTVGAGDGFATGVISGLLEGLTLKDAVKRGNAIGAIIIMSPGDNDGLPDRETLDKFMKED; this comes from the coding sequence TTGGCAGAAGTTTTATTAGTAGGAGAACCCATGGCATTATTTATAGCTGAGGAAGAAGGGACACTTGATAAAGTAAATAAGTTTACAAAGGCATTGGCAGGAGCAGAAGCTAATGTTGCAATAGGGTTGTCGAGACTTGGACACACTGTAAAGTATGTGTCAAAGCTTGGCAATGACCCTTTCGGGAAGTACATTTATGAAAAATTGTTGGAAGAAAAAATTGATGTTTCATCTATAAAGTTTACCGATGAATATCCAACAGGGTTCATGCTTAAATCGAAAACATCGCAAGGTGATCCGGATATATTTTACTTTAGAAAGGGTTCGGCGGCATCACACGTGACACCGAATGACATTGATTGTGATTTAGATGAGTTGAAGCATATACACATTACAGGCATAACAGCGGCCCTTTCAAAGGACACATTGGATACGGTATATAGAATGATTGAGATTGGAAAAGAAAACGGCATAAGGATATCATTTGACCCCAATATACGAAAGAGCCTTTGGCAAAGCGAAGATGAGATGGTGTCTACATTAAACGACATCGCATCTAAATGCGACATAGTTATGCCGGGCATAAAAGAAGGCCTTATTTTGACAGGATCGGAAAATCCAGACGATATAGCTGATTATTACTTAGGTAGAGGCGTAGAAACTGTCATAATCAAGATCGGCGATAAAGGAGCATATGTTAAGACAAAAGGTGAGAGCTTTACTGTGAACGGCTATAAAGTGGAAAGAATAGTTGATACGGTTGGTGCCGGAGATGGATTTGCAACAGGTGTAATAAGCGGACTATTAGAAGGGCTTACACTTAAAGATGCAGTAAAAAGGGGAAATGCAATAGGAGCAATAATAATCATGTCACCAGGTGACAACGATGGACTGCCGGATAGAGAAACTCTCGATAAGTTTATGAAAGAAGATTAA
- a CDS encoding bifunctional 4-hydroxy-2-oxoglutarate aldolase/2-dehydro-3-deoxy-phosphogluconate aldolase: MSIKEIKEKTKKGIFSVIRCKDYELGMKMAEKVIECGINIIEITYTVEGAGKLIKELKKKYPDKIIGAGTVLELSQAEEAIRNGADFVVTPCIVEEVASYCKKNDVFFSMAAATTTEMFKAYKMGSEVIKLFPGEFVDSKIIKSLKGPFPFLEFMPTGGVNDENINEWFENGAYAVGVGGYLTKGINFDNLDLLEERAKRLVNAVK, from the coding sequence ATGAGTATCAAGGAAATAAAAGAAAAAACAAAAAAAGGGATATTTTCGGTTATAAGGTGTAAAGACTATGAATTAGGAATGAAGATGGCAGAAAAGGTAATAGAATGCGGTATAAACATAATAGAAATAACATATACCGTTGAAGGCGCTGGAAAATTAATAAAGGAGCTAAAAAAGAAATATCCTGATAAAATAATAGGCGCAGGTACTGTTTTAGAATTAAGCCAGGCAGAGGAAGCTATAAGAAATGGAGCAGATTTCGTTGTGACGCCGTGCATTGTTGAGGAAGTTGCATCGTACTGCAAGAAAAATGATGTATTTTTCTCAATGGCAGCTGCAACGACGACAGAGATGTTTAAAGCTTATAAAATGGGATCAGAAGTTATAAAGCTTTTCCCTGGGGAATTTGTAGATTCCAAGATAATAAAGTCTCTTAAAGGGCCATTTCCATTTCTTGAATTTATGCCGACAGGTGGTGTAAATGACGAGAATATTAATGAATGGTTTGAAAATGGCGCATATGCGGTTGGTGTTGGTGGATATTTGACAAAGGGAATAAATTTTGACAATCTGGACCTTTTAGAAGAAAGAGCAAAGAGGCTCGTAAATGCAGTAAAGTAA
- a CDS encoding LacI family DNA-binding transcriptional regulator: MSDDNFKITIDDVAKKAGVSKTTISRFLNGRYEYMSDATRENIEKVIEELNYRPNNLARSLKSNKSRLIGVLVSDISNHFSSILVKGIGDVCKENGYNLIIASTDNDPLKEREYILSLLDNSVDGLIINTAGGNDDFLIRLSKKGLPIVLADRSIKNTVFDTVVVNNYEVTTELILHLISNGYSKIGFFTGKIGNISTRTERKQAFIDVCKKYLKKDECNLIFEIDNHLNSIEEKLKAMINSNKGARPAVFAVNGMVLLNVLQVINKLNLKIPEDIAVCGYDDWGWASLIPPGITTISQPSYEVGVESAKRLMSRINKNIEDKPQKLILNATLVIRGSTKSY; this comes from the coding sequence ATGAGTGATGATAATTTTAAGATAACAATTGACGATGTAGCAAAAAAGGCAGGTGTTTCAAAGACAACAATATCCCGCTTTCTTAATGGACGATATGAATACATGTCAGATGCAACAAGGGAGAATATCGAGAAAGTCATTGAAGAGCTCAATTACAGGCCGAATAATTTAGCACGAAGCTTAAAATCTAATAAATCAAGGCTTATCGGTGTTCTTGTATCTGATATAAGTAACCATTTTTCATCTATTCTCGTTAAAGGAATAGGTGATGTATGCAAAGAAAATGGATATAATTTGATAATCGCCAGCACCGATAATGACCCATTAAAAGAAAGAGAATATATATTATCATTGCTTGACAACAGTGTTGATGGGCTGATTATCAATACTGCCGGAGGAAATGACGACTTCTTAATAAGATTATCAAAAAAAGGACTGCCAATCGTACTTGCTGATAGAAGCATTAAAAATACAGTATTTGACACTGTTGTTGTAAATAATTATGAAGTTACAACAGAGCTTATACTGCATCTTATTAGTAATGGATATAGCAAAATCGGCTTTTTTACGGGAAAAATAGGAAATATAAGTACACGAACAGAAAGAAAACAAGCTTTTATAGATGTGTGTAAAAAATATTTAAAGAAAGATGAATGTAATTTGATATTCGAAATAGATAATCATTTAAATTCAATTGAAGAAAAATTAAAAGCGATGATAAATAGCAATAAAGGTGCTAGGCCGGCTGTATTTGCAGTTAATGGGATGGTATTATTAAATGTGCTTCAGGTTATTAACAAGTTGAATTTAAAAATACCTGAGGATATTGCAGTGTGTGGATATGATGATTGGGGATGGGCATCTCTTATACCGCCGGGTATTACGACTATATCACAGCCTTCATATGAAGTGGGAGTTGAGTCAGCTAAAAGGCTTATGTCAAGGATAAATAAGAATATAGAGGATAAACCTCAAAAATTAATACTCAATGCTACTCTTGTAATCAGGGGATCAACAAAATCCTATTAA